CGCAAAATCGGCTCGGCGGCGGCGGTGTCGTAGATGCCATCCTTGAGCAGCCACTTGGCAATATGCACCGCGACCACTTCGCCCAGCACCAGCCAGCTTGGCACCAAGTGCTGGTCGGCTCGCTGCAGTTGAATGATCTGCGTGACCTTGCATTCAAACGACACCGGGCTCTCGCCCACCCGCGGCACGCCGACGATTTTCGACGCTACCGGCGTCAGGCCGGACAGCTCGAATTCATTCACCTCTGGCGATACGGCGGCACAACTCTGGTTCATCTGTTCGGCCAGCGGTCGGGTGGCCAGGTTCCACACAAACTCGCCGGTCTGTTCGATATTGTTCAGGCTGTCTTTGCGCCCGACACTGGAAAACCCGATGATCGGCGGAATGTAGTTGAACGCATTGAAAAAACTGTAGGGCGCCAGGTTCAGGCGACCTTCGCTGTCGTGCGATGAAATCCAGCCGATCGGCCGTGGCCCGACTATGGCATTGAACGGATCATGGGGCAGGCCGTGGCCGTTGGCGGGTTCGTAGAAATGGATATCGTCAGACATGGCCGGGGTTCCTGCTGCGGGGTTCGGGAAGGCAGTCATAGTGCAATCCATAGCGGCGAATTTCCATCAGCCCTATGGAATTTTCATTCAACGCCCACCTATTTTTCACAGCTTTGCGTTCACTCTGCGCGCACGGTCGACACCCCCTCTGCGCGTCGGCCCGTAGACAGAATGAGCTTCGGAGCCTTCCATCCCATGAACAAACTTCCTCAGATCACCCTGGCGTTCTGGGTCATGAAAATTTGCGCAACCACCCTGGGCGAAACCGCCGGGGACTTGCTCTCGATGACCCTGAATGTTGGTTACGCCATCAGCTCGATGATCCTGATCAGCGTGTTCCTAGTCACGCTGGTGACGCAACTCTGGTCGAAAACCTACAACCCGCTGCTGTACTGGGTCGTGATCCTGTCCACCAGCACCGCCGGCACCACGCTGTCGGACTTTATGGACCGTACGTTGGGCCTGGGTTACGCCGCAGGGTCGATGATCCTGATTGTGATCCTGATGATCACCTTTGCACTGTGGTACCTCAGCGGCGACTCGCTGAACGTGAACAAGGTGCAGAGCCCACGAGGCGAGCTGTTTTACTGGGTGGCCATCCTGTTCTCAAACACCTTGGGCACGGCATTGGGGGATTTTCTGGCGGATGATTCGGGGGTTGGGTTTTGCCGGCGGGGCCTTGCTGATCGGTTCCACCCTTGCGCTGGTGGTTGCGCTCAAGTACTTCACGCAGATCTCGTCGGTGCTGTTGTTCTGGCTGGCGTTTGTACTGACGCGCCCGTTCGGCGCGACCTTGGGTGACTTCCTGACCAAGCCCCCTGAAAAGGGCGGGCTGGATTTTGGCACCATCGGTTCATCGGCGGTGTTGGCGGCGGTGCTGGTGGTGATGATTGCCGGCGCGACGTATGCGCAGCGGCGGTATGGCTCTATAAAGCCGGCGATACAAAACTGAATGTGGGAGGGGATTTGTGTGAGTGCCGGCTTGTGTGGGAGCCGGGCTTGCCCGCGATGCAGGCACCTCGGTCTTTCAGTTGCACCGAGGTGATGCTATCGCAGGCAAGCCAGCTCCCACACAAGCCAGCCCCCACAGTTTTTAATCCGTAGTAATCCGCGAGTGCTTGCGGGTGTCCTTCATGGTCACGTACACCACCAGCGACACCGCAATACAGGCGGTGACGTACCAGTAATAGCCGGTTTCCATGCCGATGCTCTTGAACCACAGCGCGATGTATTCGGCGGTGCCGCCGAAGATCGACACGGTCAGTGCATACGGCAGGCCCACGCCCAGCGCACGGATTTCAGTCGGGAACAGCTCGGCTTTCACCACCGCGTTGATCGAGGTGTAGCCGCTGACGATGATCAGCGCTGCCATGATCAGGAAGAACGCGCCCCACCAGCTTTGGATGGTGTGCAGGGTGGTAAGGATCGGCACGGTGAACAGAGTGCCGAGGATCCCGAAGGCGATCAGGATCGGTCGACGCCCGACTTTATCCGACAGCCCGCCGACGATGGGCTGCAGGCACATGAACAGAAACAGCGTTGCCGCCGAAATGGTGGTGGAGTCGGAGATGCTCATGCCGACGGTGTTCACCAGGTATTTCTGCATGTAGGTGGTGTAGGTGTAGAAAGCCAGGGTGCCGCCCATGGTCAGGCCGACCACGGTCATCAGTTCCTTGGGGTGGCGCATCAAGGTGCGCATCGCGCTTTCCTTGGCCTTTTCCTTCTTGGTGAACGACTCGGTTTCTTCCATGCCGCGACGCAGGTACAGCGCGACCACTGCGCACAGCGCGCCGATCGCGAACGGGATTCGCCAGCCCCAGGCATACAGCTGCTCGGTGGTCAGCAATTGTTGCAGCACGATCAGCACAGCCAGGGCGATGAGCTGGCCGGAGATCAGGGTCACGTACTGGAAGCTGGAGTAGAAACCCCGACGTTCCTTGGTCGCCATCTCGCTGAGGTAAGTGGCGGAGGTGCCGTATTCGCCGCCGACCGACAGGCCCTGCAGCAAACGCGCAAATACCAGCAGGATCGGTGCACCGATACCGATGATTTCATAGCCCGGGCTCAGGGCGATCAGCAACGAGCCGAAGCACATCAGGTAGACGGAGGCCATCAGGGCTTTTTTGCGCCCGACTTTGTCTGCGTAAAGGCCCATCAGCCAGCCGCCGATCGGGCGCATCAGGAAGCCCACGGCGAAGATCGCGGCGGTGTTGAGCAGTTGGGCAGTGGTGTCGCCTTTGGGGAAGAAGGCTTTTGCGAAGTACAGCGAGAAGGCGGCGTAGACGTACCAGTCGTACCACTCGACCATGTTGCCGACGGAGCCACTGAAAATCGATTTTATACGGTTGGAAGTGGTGCGCTCTTTCGCCGGCGCAGCCGCCGACCCCAGAGGCAGGGCGTTGGAGTTATCCATTGAAGGATCCTTCATCTAGTTGTTTTTATGGAGCGGCGCGAGCGCAGCCTGGCTGGGGCTATAGCAGGAGCTGTGCCAGGTAGGTGAGGGCCCGGTTTAGAAGGGTTGCGAGGTTTTTTTGAGCGGAAAGTCGCTGATGATTTGTGGTGGATGAGCGGAAATCCGCTTATGGCTGCCGGCCTCTTCGCGGGCAGGCCCGCTCCCACATGTTTGAGCTGTAAATACCTTCCAATGTGGGAGCGGGCTTGCCCGCGATGGCGCCCGAAAGGTCACTAGAGAAACATCTCCCGCACCAACCCATGCCGCTGCATCTTCTCATTGAAGGTGCGCCGAGGCAGTTGCAGCTCAGCCAGCACCGCCTTGATATCGCCCTTGTGCCGGGTCAGCGCGGCTTTCAGGCAGTGGGCCTCGAAGGCTTCCTGCTGCGCCGCCAGGGATTGCCCAGGCTCGATACCTTCCGGCTCCGGTTCGCCCAGGCCCAGCACCTGGCGTTCGGCGACGTTGGCCAGTTCACGCACATTGCCCGGCCAGTCATGGCTGAGCAGTCGCCCCAGTTGCGCGCCGCTCAGCGGCTCGACGCTGCGGCCCAGGCGCTCGGCGGCGCTTTGCGCGAAATGATCGAGCAGCAGCGGGATATCTTCGCGGCGTTCGCGCAGCGGCGGCAGGCGCAATTGCGCGACGTTCAGCCGATACGCCAGGTCTTCGCGAAAACGCCCGGCGCGGGCTTCCTCCAGCAGGTCCGGCTTGGTGGCGGCGATAATGCGCAGATCCACATGAATACTTTGGTTGGAACCCAGTCGCTCGAGTTTTTGCTCCTGTAACACCCGCAGCAGTTTCACTTGCTGGGCCAGCGGCATGCTTTCGATTTCATCAAGGAACAGCGTGCCGCCGTGGGCGTATTCCAGCTTGCCGATGCGTTTGCCCTGGGCGCCGGTGAACGCGCCGCTTTCGTGACCGAACAGCTCGGCTTCAAACAGCTGCTCGGGAATGGCTGCGCAATTGAGCGCTACAAACGGCTTCTTGGCCCGTGGGCCGAAATCATGCAGGCAACGGGCGACCAGCTCTTTGCCGCTGCCGGTTTCGCCACGGATCAGCACGTTGACCGGCAAGCTCGCCAGGTCCAACACCTGGCGTCGCAAATTCTGCAAGCCACGCGACACGCCCAACAGGCTGGATTCCAGTTGCGCTCGATGATCAGCCTGTTGATGCAGGCGGCGGTTCTCGAGGATCAGCCCGCGTTTGTCCAAGGCGCGACGCAGGCTGTTCAGCAAGGCGTCGGGGCTGAAGGGTTTTTCCAGAAAGTCGTAGGCGCCGTCGCGCATGGCTTCGACGGCCATCGGCACATCGCCATGGCCGGTCAGCAGGATCACCGGCAGGTCGGCGTCGCGCCGTTGCACTTCGGCCAGCAGCTCCAGGCCGCTGAGCCCGGGCATGCGCACGTCGCTCAGGATCACTCCTGCAAAGTCCTTGGGCAGCTTCGCCAGGCATTCTTCAGCGCGGCTGAACAACTGCACGTCAAAGCCGCAAAGGCTTAACCATTGCTCGACGGCCGTGCGAATGCTGGCTTCGTCATCGACCACAATCACCGCGTTCAACATAGGTCGGGCGTCTCCAGCTCGATGGGCAACGTCAGGGTAAATACTGCGCCGTCGTTGTGGTTGGCGGCGCTCAGGCGCCCGCCCAGTTCATGCACGATGGCGTAGGACACCGCCAGGCCGAGGCCGAGCCCGTCACCCACCGGCTTGGTGGTGAAGAACGGGTCGAACACGCTGTTCAGGTGCTCGTCGGCAATTCCGCCGCCGCTGTCGCTGACGGTCAGTTGCCACAGCTGCTGGTCGGCATGCAAGCGGATTGCCAGGCGTTTGCGCGGCTTGTCGGCCATGGCGTCGAGGGCGTTGCGCAGCAGGTTGATCAGCACTTGTTCGAGGCGGATCGCATCGCCGCGCACCCACGCGGGCCGGGTCAGGTCGAGCACCACGCCGATGGCTTCATCGCGCAGGCGTGCATCGAGCAGGTGCAGCGATTGGTCGACCACCGTGGCCAGGTCCAGGCGTTCGCGCAGTCCGCTGGGGCTTTTGCGCGCATAGGTCTTGAGGTGGCCGGTGAGGGCGGCCATGCGCGTGAGCATGTCGTCCAGCGGGGTCAGCGCCTGGTAGGCGTCGTCCACCCGGCCGTGGTCCAGCAGCAGGCGCAGGGTCGCCAGCTGCATGCGCTGGGCAGTCAGCGGCTGGTTGATTTCATGGGCGAGGGCGGCGGACATTTGCCCCAGCGCCGCCAGCTTGGCGGATTGCACCAAACCGTCCTGAGCGGTACGCAGCGCCTGGGTGCGTTCCTCCACAAGCTGCTCAAGTTCTTCGCGGCTGCGCTGGCGCAAACGGGCCAGGCGCCAGCGTTGGCTCAGGAACAGCACCAGGAACACCAGTGCCAGCCAGGAGCCGGCGGCGGCCAGGCCGGCGTTGCGTTGGTCTTCAAAGGCGAACTGCGGTTTGCGCAACAGGTGCAGGGTCCAGCCCTCGGCTTTGAGCGGCAGGGATTCCCAGATGTAATTGGCATTGCCGTCGG
The genomic region above belongs to Pseudomonas poae and contains:
- a CDS encoding flavin reductase family protein; this encodes MSDDIHFYEPANGHGLPHDPFNAIVGPRPIGWISSHDSEGRLNLAPYSFFNAFNYIPPIIGFSSVGRKDSLNNIEQTGEFVWNLATRPLAEQMNQSCAAVSPEVNEFELSGLTPVASKIVGVPRVGESPVSFECKVTQIIQLQRADQHLVPSWLVLGEVVAVHIAKWLLKDGIYDTAAAEPILRGGGPADYFQLGPEALFKMHRPGATKA
- a CDS encoding MFS transporter translates to MDNSNALPLGSAAAPAKERTTSNRIKSIFSGSVGNMVEWYDWYVYAAFSLYFAKAFFPKGDTTAQLLNTAAIFAVGFLMRPIGGWLMGLYADKVGRKKALMASVYLMCFGSLLIALSPGYEIIGIGAPILLVFARLLQGLSVGGEYGTSATYLSEMATKERRGFYSSFQYVTLISGQLIALAVLIVLQQLLTTEQLYAWGWRIPFAIGALCAVVALYLRRGMEETESFTKKEKAKESAMRTLMRHPKELMTVVGLTMGGTLAFYTYTTYMQKYLVNTVGMSISDSTTISAATLFLFMCLQPIVGGLSDKVGRRPILIAFGILGTLFTVPILTTLHTIQSWWGAFFLIMAALIIVSGYTSINAVVKAELFPTEIRALGVGLPYALTVSIFGGTAEYIALWFKSIGMETGYYWYVTACIAVSLVVYVTMKDTRKHSRITTD
- a CDS encoding ATP-binding protein — its product is MIVIPRPLRLTFYSLLIIAGAVLAAALATRHAERQALVDDAARANQQLALYANSLHTLIERYRALPAVLALDSEMISALKGPLDTKTQDLLNRKLERINGAAQSSTLELMDRTGLAVAASKWNLPSSYVGHNYAFRPYFSQTLSQGTGRFYAVGVTTGIPGYFLSSAVVDEHEQFLGAMVVKLEFPELEREWAQGNDLLLVSDARGIVFIANQPGWRYRNLRPLSASDLAELKATRQYDKKHLQPLQTSTLQRFDENSHLMRVNGPDGNANYIWESLPLKAEGWTLHLLRKPQFAFEDQRNAGLAAAGSWLALVFLVLFLSQRWRLARLRQRSREELEQLVEERTQALRTAQDGLVQSAKLAALGQMSAALAHEINQPLTAQRMQLATLRLLLDHGRVDDAYQALTPLDDMLTRMAALTGHLKTYARKSPSGLRERLDLATVVDQSLHLLDARLRDEAIGVVLDLTRPAWVRGDAIRLEQVLINLLRNALDAMADKPRKRLAIRLHADQQLWQLTVSDSGGGIADEHLNSVFDPFFTTKPVGDGLGLGLAVSYAIVHELGGRLSAANHNDGAVFTLTLPIELETPDLC
- a CDS encoding sigma-54 dependent transcriptional regulator — protein: MLNAVIVVDDEASIRTAVEQWLSLCGFDVQLFSRAEECLAKLPKDFAGVILSDVRMPGLSGLELLAEVQRRDADLPVILLTGHGDVPMAVEAMRDGAYDFLEKPFSPDALLNSLRRALDKRGLILENRRLHQQADHRAQLESSLLGVSRGLQNLRRQVLDLASLPVNVLIRGETGSGKELVARCLHDFGPRAKKPFVALNCAAIPEQLFEAELFGHESGAFTGAQGKRIGKLEYAHGGTLFLDEIESMPLAQQVKLLRVLQEQKLERLGSNQSIHVDLRIIAATKPDLLEEARAGRFREDLAYRLNVAQLRLPPLRERREDIPLLLDHFAQSAAERLGRSVEPLSGAQLGRLLSHDWPGNVRELANVAERQVLGLGEPEPEGIEPGQSLAAQQEAFEAHCLKAALTRHKGDIKAVLAELQLPRRTFNEKMQRHGLVREMFL